Proteins from a single region of Antechinus flavipes isolate AdamAnt ecotype Samford, QLD, Australia chromosome 2, AdamAnt_v2, whole genome shotgun sequence:
- the LOC127551852 gene encoding pulmonary surfactant-associated protein D-like, with amino-acid sequence MLLLGIFQFLMLALSLTVASEEGTITCEFRKNACNIVSCGLPGQDGSQGPKGEKGDQGRPGKVGPTGIKGDLGSMGPKGPKGEKGEIGELIPLKSQITALQGEMRTLQDLMQKYRKVMILLGAKTVDDKWFVVAASEGTFEEGKRICSQRGALLASPQNARENRALQELAQEFNRNIYLGISDEKIEGTFQYHNGQTLSYTNWANGEPNGGTKENCIELYTNGQWNDKSCTEKRLIVCGF; translated from the exons ATGCTTCTCCTTGGTATTTTCCAATTTCTCATGCTGGCATTATCACTGACTGTGGCCTCTGAGGAAGGAACAATTACATGTGAATTTAGAAAGAACGCATGCAATATTGTGTCCTGTGGATTACCAGGTCAAGATGGGAGCCAGGgtccaaaaggagaaaaaggagaccAAG GTCGTCCTGGAAAAGTTGGCCCCACAGGGATTAAAGGAGATCTGGGCTCTATGGGGCCCAAaggaccaaaaggagaaaaaggagaaattggaG AACTTATTCCACTCAAGTCACAAATAACTGCTTTGCAAGGAGAAATGAGGACACTGCAGGATCTCATGCAGAAATATAGAAAAG tTATGATATTGCTTGGTGCCAAAACTGTGGATGATAAATGGTTTGTAGTAGCAGCATCTGAAGGGACatttgaagagggaaagagaatatgTTCACAAAGGGGTGCTCTGCTGGCATCCCCCCAGAATGCCAGGGAAAACAGAGCTTTGCAAGAACTGGCTCAAGAGTTTAACAGGAACATCTACTTGGGAATAAGTGATGAGAAGATTGAAGGTACATTTCAGTATCACAATGGACAAACTCTCAGCTATACAAATTGGGCAAATGGTGAACCCAATGGTGGAACGAAAGAGAACTGTATTGAACTCTACACCAATGGTCAATGGAATGATAAATCATGTACAGAAAAAAGACTAATTGTTTGTGGATTTTAG